Proteins co-encoded in one Nonomuraea helvata genomic window:
- a CDS encoding tyrosine-type recombinase/integrase: MNAISFADDQQEPLPLAALCQNVRGQEPALTPAERAVLAHISDFAHISVQFANRDTLSRLIEPIEHVVTAAWAPAKTTAARNILLGEMHRRGRAYWSWDEDVWIALADGDRATTRRCRFQLVALGYLFGGHHRLHHHAGIVQVRKLADMVFGPTVVDPALEEIRSTLTAWQSSESLMSWQVTNATIDLLLSCGSPRLEHIGEVQLHALVEDYRADRPSRRQGLFKVSRVLADKGIITAPLTSNGHHRGPKPETLASVSPEWLEWAQRWRKLATCEPGTLRTMFSVILVAGRWAAEKHPESIAPDTWTRDMAAEYVADTLQATVGQWAGHNRNQVRFGEPISASGMANRIDSLRSFFCDLIEWEWIKPRFDPRRVLSLPLSRRAQLGPNPRIIDDVVWAKLMAAGLTLNTEDITPYGTPAAKAAGWQANYYPIEMLRALVGVWLFGGCRIDEIRRLELDCIVWDQGVDQQSGESYPICLLRVPANKTSGPFSKPVDPVVGQLIEAWKLVRPPQPDIEDRKTRRRHQHLFTYRGQLIGSAYLNAKIIPALCRKAGIPEHDSRGALTSHRARTTIATQLLNAREPLTLADLQQWLGHKHPASTRHYAAILQRTLAAAYKKADYFARNVRTIEVLIDRESILSGAATNGQPWKYYDLGDGYCTYDFFTKCPHRLACARCPFYLPKQSHAGQLLAVKDGIEGMLEQLDLTDEERQVLEGDRDAVTALAERLADIPTPAGPTPGELGAQPAFIPLTVLRNSLLRGEEPR; the protein is encoded by the coding sequence ATGAACGCCATCAGCTTCGCCGACGACCAGCAAGAGCCGCTGCCGCTCGCGGCGCTATGCCAGAACGTACGCGGCCAGGAACCCGCGCTCACTCCTGCCGAGCGTGCTGTTCTGGCTCACATCAGCGACTTCGCGCACATCAGCGTCCAGTTCGCCAACCGGGATACGCTCAGCCGGCTCATCGAGCCCATCGAACACGTGGTCACCGCCGCGTGGGCGCCAGCCAAGACGACCGCCGCCCGCAACATCTTGCTCGGCGAGATGCACCGCCGAGGCAGGGCTTACTGGTCCTGGGATGAAGACGTCTGGATCGCGCTGGCCGACGGGGACCGGGCTACTACCAGGAGGTGTCGGTTCCAGCTGGTCGCCTTGGGCTACCTGTTCGGCGGTCACCACCGGCTGCATCACCACGCCGGAATCGTTCAGGTCCGCAAACTCGCCGACATGGTGTTCGGACCCACTGTTGTGGACCCTGCCTTGGAAGAGATCCGTTCGACCCTGACCGCCTGGCAGTCGAGCGAGAGTCTCATGTCGTGGCAGGTCACCAACGCGACAATTGATCTGCTGCTCAGCTGCGGCAGTCCGCGACTGGAGCACATCGGCGAGGTACAGTTGCATGCTCTGGTCGAGGACTACCGGGCTGACCGCCCCTCGCGCCGGCAAGGGCTGTTCAAGGTCTCCCGCGTGCTGGCGGACAAGGGGATCATCACGGCGCCGCTGACGAGTAATGGACACCACCGCGGGCCCAAGCCGGAGACGCTGGCCAGCGTCTCACCCGAATGGCTGGAGTGGGCGCAACGCTGGCGCAAGCTGGCCACCTGCGAACCGGGCACGCTGCGGACGATGTTTTCTGTCATTCTCGTCGCCGGGCGGTGGGCCGCCGAGAAGCACCCTGAATCGATCGCACCGGATACGTGGACCAGGGACATGGCCGCCGAGTACGTCGCCGATACCCTGCAGGCCACCGTCGGGCAGTGGGCCGGGCACAACCGCAACCAGGTCCGTTTTGGCGAGCCGATCAGCGCCAGCGGCATGGCCAACCGCATCGACAGCCTCCGGAGCTTCTTCTGCGACCTGATCGAGTGGGAGTGGATCAAGCCGAGGTTCGACCCGCGCCGGGTGCTCAGCCTGCCGCTGTCGCGGCGGGCCCAGCTCGGCCCCAACCCGCGGATCATCGACGACGTCGTGTGGGCCAAGCTCATGGCCGCCGGACTGACCCTGAACACCGAGGACATCACGCCGTATGGCACCCCGGCGGCCAAAGCGGCCGGATGGCAGGCCAACTACTACCCGATCGAGATGCTGCGCGCCCTGGTCGGGGTGTGGCTGTTCGGCGGCTGCCGAATCGACGAGATACGCCGTCTTGAGCTGGACTGCATCGTCTGGGACCAGGGCGTCGACCAGCAGAGTGGCGAGAGCTACCCGATCTGCCTGCTGCGGGTGCCGGCCAACAAGACCTCCGGGCCGTTCAGCAAGCCCGTCGACCCGGTGGTCGGGCAGCTGATCGAGGCGTGGAAGCTGGTGCGCCCGCCCCAGCCCGACATCGAGGACCGCAAGACCCGGCGGCGGCACCAGCACCTGTTCACCTACCGTGGCCAGCTGATCGGCTCCGCCTACCTCAACGCGAAGATCATCCCGGCGTTGTGCCGTAAGGCTGGCATCCCCGAGCACGACTCCCGCGGAGCCTTGACTAGCCACCGGGCCCGCACCACCATCGCCACCCAGCTGCTCAACGCCCGCGAACCACTCACGCTGGCCGACCTGCAGCAGTGGCTCGGGCACAAGCACCCGGCCAGCACCCGCCACTACGCCGCGATCCTGCAGCGCACCCTTGCCGCCGCCTACAAGAAAGCGGACTATTTCGCCCGCAACGTGCGCACCATCGAGGTCCTCATCGACCGCGAGAGCATCCTGTCCGGCGCCGCCACCAACGGACAGCCCTGGAAGTACTACGACCTGGGCGACGGCTACTGTACCTACGACTTCTTCACCAAGTGTCCGCACCGCCTGGCCTGCGCCCGCTGCCCCTTCTACCTGCCCAAACAGTCCCATGCCGGGCAGCTGTTGGCCGTCAAGGACGGCATCGAGGGCATGCTCGAACAACTCGATCTCACCGACGAAGAGCGCCAGGTGCTGGAAGGAGACCGGGA
- a CDS encoding STAS domain-containing protein: MTVTDTAPLGVANPSSPTTVHLSGDIDIFTSAALRQQLMSTLHYSTSLLILDLSQVSFCDAGGLAVLVGIQHRAQSMGITLVLTAPRPFMTRLLHMTGLDRGLPMVV; the protein is encoded by the coding sequence ATGACCGTCACAGACACCGCGCCACTCGGCGTGGCCAACCCATCAAGTCCGACCACCGTTCATCTGTCCGGCGATATCGACATCTTCACCAGCGCAGCGCTTCGCCAGCAGCTGATGAGCACGCTGCACTACAGCACGAGCCTGCTCATTCTCGACCTGTCGCAGGTGTCGTTCTGTGACGCCGGAGGCTTGGCCGTCCTGGTCGGCATCCAGCACCGCGCCCAGTCGATGGGCATCACTTTGGTCCTGACCGCGCCCCGCCCGTTCATGACCCGGCTGCTGCACATGACCGGCCTGGACCGCGGCCTGCCGATGGTGGTGTGA
- a CDS encoding site-specific integrase produces MTRIQDHHAVYRRCGCANAATGKRLGNRCARLAESAHGSWYFAVQVTDVSGQRQRLRRGGFPTAEAARQAARDLAQSLEAAPVSGFCTVAQWLRYWLSVVKQRIRPTTYKAYRDHVRLFLIPHLGLVPLRRLSRRHVVRMFTAVARRRTRYGKPISAATLERIRATLRAALNEALREDVIRDNLARGLRLPSPRHIHPVVWTPRRVAAWRRTGERPAVAVWTVEQLTAFLAFVRDDRLFALWWLIALRGLRRAEVAGLRWIDLDTDPRELTIARQLVHTDHGLYPCPPKSASASAASLWISTLSGCCAATNEPSAVNRATTGRQQPRCSLVRTVRRSIPTTSVYRFHKLVLASGLPPVRLHDLRHGAATLALAAGADLRVVQGLLGHASIVITADTYTSVLPDDVGVGGGMRSTTAHVLDWAQLQLWYP; encoded by the coding sequence ATGACACGCATTCAAGATCACCACGCGGTGTATCGGCGTTGTGGCTGCGCGAATGCCGCGACAGGCAAGCGGCTGGGAAACCGCTGCGCCCGACTGGCGGAGTCGGCGCACGGCAGTTGGTATTTCGCTGTCCAGGTGACGGACGTGTCCGGGCAGCGGCAGCGACTGCGCCGTGGCGGCTTCCCCACGGCTGAGGCGGCGCGGCAGGCCGCCCGTGATCTTGCTCAGTCGTTGGAGGCGGCGCCGGTGTCTGGGTTCTGCACGGTCGCCCAGTGGCTGCGTTACTGGCTGTCGGTGGTTAAGCAGCGGATCCGGCCGACCACGTACAAGGCCTACCGTGATCACGTGCGGCTGTTCCTCATCCCGCATCTCGGGCTGGTCCCGCTTCGCCGGTTGTCGAGGCGGCACGTCGTCAGGATGTTCACCGCTGTGGCCAGGCGCCGCACCAGGTACGGCAAGCCGATCAGCGCGGCCACCCTGGAAAGGATCCGGGCGACGCTGCGGGCCGCGTTGAACGAGGCTCTACGGGAAGACGTGATCCGTGACAACCTGGCACGAGGGCTACGGCTACCGTCGCCGCGCCACATCCACCCCGTGGTGTGGACCCCGCGACGCGTGGCAGCCTGGCGGCGCACCGGCGAGCGCCCCGCCGTAGCCGTGTGGACGGTCGAGCAACTGACAGCGTTCCTCGCCTTCGTCCGTGACGACCGGCTGTTCGCGTTGTGGTGGCTGATCGCTCTACGAGGCCTGCGGCGCGCGGAGGTAGCCGGGCTGCGCTGGATCGATCTCGACACTGACCCGCGCGAACTCACCATCGCCCGTCAACTCGTCCACACCGACCACGGGCTGTATCCGTGTCCGCCGAAGAGTGCCTCAGCCAGCGCGGCGTCGCTCTGGATCTCGACACTCTCCGGCTGCTGCGCCGCCACGAACGAGCCCAGCGCGGTGAACAGGGCGACGACTGGTCGCCAACAGCCCCGATGTTCACTCGTGAGAACGGTGAGGCGATCGATCCCGACTACCTCAGTTTACCGTTTTCACAAGCTGGTTCTGGCCAGTGGCCTTCCCCCGGTGCGGCTGCATGACCTGAGGCATGGAGCGGCGACGCTGGCCCTGGCGGCAGGAGCGGATCTGCGGGTGGTGCAGGGCCTCCTCGGACATGCCAGCATCGTGATCACCGCCGACACGTATACCTCGGTGCTGCCGGATGATGTCGGCGTTGGCGGGGGCATGCGCAGCACGACGGCACATGTGCTAGATTGGGCTCAGTTGCAGTTGTGGTACCCATAA
- a CDS encoding DEAD/DEAH box helicase, which yields MNHATRAHDRNSSPRTGGSARSRGGRFSSPAQGRSGASSRSGNGPRPAALQREFALPVTVTPALPAAATFAELSMPPALLKVLTGLGLNEPFPIQAATLPNSLAGRDVLGRGRTGSGKTLAFGLALLVRTSGQRAQSRRPLALILVPTRELAQQVTDALTPYAQALKLRLATVVGGMSISRQAHALRNSAEVVIATPGRLRDLIERGDCRLDQVGITVLDEADQMADMGFMPQITHLLDQVRPDGQRMLFSATLDRNVDLLVRRYLSDPVVHSVDPSAGAVTTMEHHVLHIQGADKQATTVEIAARDGRVIMFLDTKHAVDRLTEQLLNSGVRAAALHGGKSQPQRTRTLAQFKSGHVTALVATNVAARGIHVDNLDLVVNVDPPSDHKDYLHRGGRTARAGESGSVVTLVLPDQRRDMTRLMADAGIVPQTSEVRSGEAELRRITGAQAPSGIPVTITAPVVSRRSGRNGRRFR from the coding sequence ATGAACCACGCAACTCGCGCGCACGATCGCAACTCTTCGCCCCGTACGGGCGGCTCCGCCCGAAGCAGGGGTGGCCGATTCAGCTCTCCGGCTCAGGGCCGTTCAGGCGCCTCCAGCCGGTCCGGCAACGGGCCGCGTCCCGCCGCGCTCCAGAGAGAGTTCGCGCTGCCGGTCACCGTAACCCCCGCCCTGCCGGCAGCCGCGACATTCGCTGAGCTGAGCATGCCGCCCGCACTGCTGAAGGTGCTCACCGGCCTGGGCTTGAACGAACCGTTCCCGATCCAGGCGGCCACGCTGCCGAACTCCCTGGCCGGCCGGGACGTCCTGGGGCGGGGGCGCACCGGGTCGGGCAAGACACTCGCCTTCGGCCTGGCCCTGCTCGTCCGCACCTCCGGACAGCGGGCACAATCGCGGCGACCGCTTGCCCTGATCCTCGTCCCCACCAGGGAACTGGCCCAGCAGGTCACCGATGCGCTCACGCCGTACGCCCAAGCACTGAAGCTGCGGCTGGCCACGGTCGTCGGCGGCATGTCGATCAGCCGCCAGGCCCATGCGCTGCGCAACAGTGCCGAGGTTGTCATCGCGACCCCGGGACGGCTCAGGGATCTCATCGAGCGCGGCGACTGCCGCCTGGACCAGGTCGGCATCACCGTGCTGGATGAGGCCGACCAGATGGCCGACATGGGCTTCATGCCGCAGATCACCCACCTGCTCGACCAGGTGCGCCCAGATGGCCAGCGGATGCTGTTCTCCGCCACTTTGGACCGCAACGTCGATCTGCTGGTCCGCCGCTATCTGAGCGACCCGGTGGTCCATTCGGTCGACCCCTCGGCGGGCGCGGTCACCACGATGGAGCACCACGTGCTGCACATCCAGGGTGCCGACAAGCAGGCCACCACTGTGGAGATCGCTGCTCGCGACGGTCGGGTGATCATGTTCCTGGACACCAAGCACGCTGTGGACCGGCTCACCGAACAGTTGCTGAACAGCGGAGTGCGCGCCGCCGCGCTGCACGGAGGCAAGTCCCAGCCCCAGCGCACCCGCACCCTCGCCCAGTTCAAGAGCGGCCACGTCACGGCGCTGGTGGCGACCAACGTCGCGGCCCGCGGCATCCACGTCGACAACCTGGACCTCGTCGTCAACGTCGACCCGCCGAGCGACCACAAGGACTACCTGCACCGCGGCGGCCGCACCGCCCGCGCCGGCGAGTCCGGCAGCGTCGTCACCCTGGTGCTGCCCGATCAGCGCCGTGACATGACCCGCTTGATGGCCGACGCCGGTATCGTCCCGCAGACCAGCGAGGTCCGTTCGGGCGAGGCCGAGCTGAGGCGTATCACGGGCGCCCAGGCTCCCTCAGGCATCCCCGTGACCATCACCGCACCGGTTGTCAGTCGTCGGTCGGGACGGAACGGCAGACGATTCCGGTAG
- a CDS encoding acyl-CoA desaturase has translation MTGVRAQAPAYDGRSPFPHAQQPLSVHAGQEVLTTTIVIAPFIALGAGIWLAWGNGITLTDLLLAAVFYVVTGLGVTVGFHRLLTHRSFTARPWLRVILAVAGSMSFQGNLIDWVAVHRRHHAFTDQPGDPHSPYRYGTGLGGQLRGLAHAHLGWLFSSEPTSVARYAPDLLRNDPAMLRISRAFPALCAVSLLLPFAAGWAISGSLYGGLTAFIWAGLVRIALLQHVTWSVNSLCHVIDERPHKTRRHDRSTDLWPLALLSFGESWHNGHHSQPSCARHGRSGRQIDPSAALISLFERLNWVTNVHWQPSDVLSHHRTVAGKHTLRTSTPRPSETGDLA, from the coding sequence GTGACCGGGGTGCGCGCCCAGGCCCCGGCATATGACGGGCGATCTCCGTTTCCGCACGCCCAGCAGCCCCTCAGCGTCCACGCCGGGCAGGAGGTACTGACGACCACGATCGTCATCGCGCCGTTCATCGCGCTGGGCGCTGGCATCTGGCTGGCCTGGGGAAACGGGATCACCCTCACCGACCTGCTGCTGGCCGCCGTCTTCTACGTCGTGACCGGGCTGGGGGTGACGGTCGGCTTCCACCGGCTGCTGACCCACCGTTCCTTCACCGCCCGCCCATGGCTGCGCGTCATTCTGGCCGTGGCCGGGTCTATGAGCTTTCAGGGCAACCTGATCGACTGGGTGGCCGTCCACCGCCGCCACCACGCCTTCACCGACCAGCCGGGCGACCCGCACTCCCCCTACCGCTACGGCACCGGTCTTGGCGGGCAGCTGCGTGGCCTGGCCCATGCCCACCTGGGTTGGCTGTTTTCCAGCGAACCCACCTCTGTCGCACGGTATGCCCCCGACCTGCTGCGCAACGATCCGGCCATGCTGCGGATCTCGCGCGCCTTCCCCGCCTTGTGCGCCGTCTCTCTGCTTCTGCCGTTCGCGGCGGGCTGGGCGATCAGCGGCAGCCTGTACGGTGGGCTGACCGCGTTCATCTGGGCAGGCCTGGTCCGCATCGCCCTGCTGCAGCACGTGACCTGGAGCGTCAACTCCCTGTGCCACGTGATCGATGAGCGGCCGCACAAAACCCGTCGCCACGACCGCTCCACCGACCTGTGGCCGCTGGCGCTGCTGTCCTTCGGGGAAAGTTGGCACAACGGCCACCACAGCCAGCCCAGCTGCGCCCGGCACGGCCGCAGCGGCCGCCAGATCGACCCCTCAGCCGCCCTCATCAGCCTGTTCGAACGCCTGAACTGGGTCACCAACGTGCACTGGCAGCCCTCCGACGTCCTCAGCCACCATCGCACGGTGGCCGGCAAACACACGCTGCGCACCAGTACCCCACGCCCCAGCGAGACTGGCGACCTCGCATAA
- a CDS encoding site-specific integrase, translating to MVEIIWDKFPLVAGQEQARRWLQFTANIGRAPNTITAYGRALEDHLRFCALVGADPLTIRADVIAAWIGDLHERPNPRTAKLVHLDSGTGLANATIQQYVIAARSFYEFLIEDGLRERNPVRRGQSGRRGRRPRQGLVRRVEKAPWIPNEWDWQKILQATGAEPLRNRLMLALAYDGALRREELVHLEVGDFEPAYCLIHLRAETTKSKRAREVSFGTATSRLFMAYLAERRRLVGRAAGRLLISVSRRNRGAPLGAASWSKIVSGIADRAGVPRLSTHTFRHLRLTDLARAEWTIDQIAQYAGHKDLSTTLRYIHLSGRELAAKLRRATAAIQADRERLLATLVEGR from the coding sequence ATGGTGGAGATCATCTGGGACAAGTTCCCCCTGGTCGCCGGGCAGGAGCAAGCACGGCGATGGCTGCAGTTCACGGCCAACATCGGACGCGCACCGAACACGATCACGGCGTACGGCCGGGCCCTTGAGGATCATCTGCGGTTCTGCGCCTTGGTCGGTGCCGATCCGCTGACGATACGGGCCGACGTGATCGCCGCATGGATCGGCGACTTACACGAACGGCCGAACCCTCGTACCGCCAAGCTCGTGCACCTGGATTCGGGTACGGGGTTGGCCAACGCCACGATTCAGCAGTACGTGATCGCGGCCCGATCGTTTTACGAGTTCCTCATCGAAGACGGGCTGCGCGAGCGCAACCCAGTGCGCCGCGGCCAGTCCGGGCGGCGGGGTCGTCGCCCCCGGCAAGGCCTGGTGCGCCGGGTGGAGAAAGCGCCGTGGATCCCCAATGAGTGGGATTGGCAGAAGATCCTCCAGGCCACCGGCGCCGAGCCGCTACGCAACCGGCTCATGCTCGCCCTGGCTTATGACGGTGCGCTGCGCCGTGAGGAACTCGTCCACCTGGAGGTCGGCGACTTCGAGCCCGCCTATTGCCTGATCCACCTGCGGGCGGAGACCACCAAATCCAAGCGCGCCCGGGAGGTCAGTTTCGGCACCGCCACCTCCCGGCTGTTCATGGCTTACCTGGCCGAGCGTCGCCGGTTGGTCGGCCGTGCGGCCGGGCGGCTGCTGATCAGCGTGTCGCGACGCAACCGTGGGGCACCGCTGGGGGCGGCGAGCTGGTCGAAGATCGTGTCGGGCATCGCCGACCGGGCCGGTGTCCCGCGCCTGTCCACGCACACCTTCCGGCATCTGCGGTTGACCGATCTGGCGCGAGCGGAGTGGACGATCGATCAGATCGCTCAGTACGCCGGCCACAAAGACCTGTCCACGACGCTTCGTTACATCCATCTCAGTGGCCGTGAACTGGCCGCCAAGCTGCGCCGGGCCACCGCTGCGATCCAGGCCGACCGTGAGCGTCTACTGGCAACCCTGGTGGAGGGGCGATGA
- a CDS encoding TOMM precursor leader peptide-binding protein, with amino-acid sequence MPRIQVNPAFPLFIDDAGERVRLGDFPQTGQTLERAQPPLRRLIRLCSQAPVEQSDLYTLIDDVTPEDIDTAVERLRASRILVTDADLGTLAADAALSRFALWLSMFHPAERAAAALGDLADSHVAVLGAGAIGGQVALQLATSGVGRLTILDDDRVELSNLHRQHLYAMRDLGELKTAAAARTLLDHRPELEVRQVERRITGPEDVITDADLVVNTVDTPQPHIRRWVNQACVRAGTPFVTGGFNQHVGLVGPLVVPGKTGCLTCQERTLAERYGSATLPVSDNPGRTIPSFGPLCAIVSGMLASEVIRHLTGTGTSAIEGRSIWLDLLTLTTTARDFDRLDDCEVCA; translated from the coding sequence ATGCCGAGGATTCAAGTGAATCCGGCCTTCCCCCTTTTCATCGACGATGCCGGCGAGCGCGTGCGGCTCGGTGATTTCCCGCAAACAGGCCAGACGCTGGAACGGGCGCAGCCGCCGCTGCGCCGCCTGATCCGCCTGTGCTCGCAGGCCCCCGTCGAGCAGAGCGACCTGTACACCCTCATCGACGACGTCACCCCCGAGGACATCGACACCGCCGTCGAACGACTGCGCGCCAGCCGGATCCTCGTCACCGACGCCGACCTCGGCACACTGGCGGCCGACGCCGCCCTGTCCAGGTTCGCGCTGTGGTTGTCGATGTTCCACCCGGCCGAACGGGCCGCCGCCGCGCTCGGCGACCTGGCGGACAGCCACGTCGCGGTGCTCGGCGCCGGCGCGATCGGCGGCCAGGTCGCCCTCCAGCTCGCCACCTCCGGCGTGGGCCGGCTGACCATCCTGGACGACGACCGGGTGGAGCTCAGCAACCTGCACCGCCAGCATCTCTACGCCATGCGCGACCTCGGCGAGCTCAAGACGGCGGCCGCCGCTCGCACGCTGCTCGACCACCGCCCCGAACTGGAGGTCCGGCAGGTTGAGCGGCGCATCACCGGCCCCGAGGACGTGATCACCGATGCCGATCTCGTGGTGAACACCGTGGACACGCCGCAGCCGCACATCCGTCGTTGGGTCAACCAGGCGTGCGTCCGGGCTGGCACACCGTTCGTCACCGGCGGCTTCAACCAGCACGTCGGCCTGGTCGGGCCGCTGGTCGTGCCCGGCAAGACCGGCTGCCTGACCTGCCAGGAACGCACGCTCGCCGAACGGTACGGCTCCGCCACGTTGCCGGTCAGCGACAACCCCGGGCGGACGATCCCGTCGTTCGGCCCGCTGTGCGCGATCGTGTCGGGCATGCTCGCCTCGGAGGTGATCCGCCACCTGACCGGCACCGGCACGTCCGCGATCGAGGGCAGGAGTATCTGGCTCGACCTGCTCACCCTCACCACCACCGCCAGGGACTTCGACCGGCTGGACGACTGCGAGGTCTGCGCGTGA
- a CDS encoding cold-shock protein has product MASGTVKWFNAEKGFGFIEQDGGGADVFAHYSNIVANGGYRELREGQKVAFDVTQGQKGPQAENIVPA; this is encoded by the coding sequence ATGGCTTCTGGCACCGTGAAGTGGTTCAACGCGGAAAAGGGCTTCGGCTTTATCGAGCAGGACGGCGGCGGCGCCGACGTCTTTGCGCACTACTCCAACATCGTCGCCAACGGCGGCTACCGTGAGCTGCGCGAGGGCCAGAAGGTGGCCTTCGACGTCACGCAGGGCCAGAAGGGCCCGCAGGCCGAGAACATCGTTCCCGCCTGA